One Setaria viridis chromosome 5, Setaria_viridis_v4.0, whole genome shotgun sequence genomic region harbors:
- the LOC117856681 gene encoding LEC14B protein isoform X1: MRWKRKIHHGGSSQQQLISPTLADEVCAIDKDVSHLSRIKSEPSQRTRAAIYAGQKRPISTFKLLSGRESNCSGMGRFSSADCSYALRKHLPVKGPWCVDDMDSEAYISQFSADGSLLIGGFRGSHIRVYNSEKNWKVHKDITCKRLRWTVSDIALSPDQRFLAYSSLSPTVHIVNVQNAVRESHANVTEIHEGLEFSDEDDGFSFGIFSVKFSKDGRELVVGNNNESICIYDLGANKVTERINAHAADVNVVTFADETSDVLYSGSDDSLCKVWDRRCHKKQKPVGVLTGHLDGITFIDSRGDGHYFISNCKDQTIKLWDLRKMSSTKKDCTPKAYEWDYRWMTYPSEARYLKHPYDQSLATFRGHSVLRTLIRCYFSPMHSTGQRYIYTGSSDQCVYIYDVATGKVVEKLRWHGSIIRDCSWHPYLPTLVSSSWDGYLVRWEATEDDRDPSMLKTGNKRMHPEGYTMSFVL, encoded by the exons ATGCGTTGGAAACGAAAGATACATCATGGAGGATCATCTCAACAACAACTGATCAGTCCTACACTTGCGGATGAAGTATGTGCCATAGACAAGGATGTCTCCCATCTTAGTAGAATTAAATCTGAACCAAGTCAGAGAACTCGTGCAGCCATTTATGCTGGCCAGAAGAGGCCTATCTCAACATTCAAGCTATTGTCAGGGAGAGAATCCAATTGCTCAGGGATGGGTAGGTTTTCTTCAGCTGATTGCTCTTATGCTCTTCGGAAACACCTACCAGTGAAAGGCCCATGGTGTGTGGACGACATGGATAGTGAAGCATACATCTCGCAGTTCTCTGCAGATGGTTCACTACTAATTGGTGGATTCCGG GGAAGCCACATCAGAGTCTATAATTCCGAAAAAAATTGGAAGGTTCATAAAGATATAACCTGCAAGCGTCTGCGGTGGACAGTTTCAGATATTGCTCTCTCACCTGATCAACGATTCCTA GCTTATTCCAGTCTGTCGCCTACTGTTCACATAGTAAATGTCCAGAATGCTGTAAGAGAATCACATGCTAATGTTACA GAAATTCATGAGGGTCTGGAGTTTTCTGACGAAGATGACGGATTCTCCTTTGGGATATTCTCTGTAAAATTCTCAAAAGATGGGCGAGAACTTGTTGTAGGAAACAACAATGAATCAATATGTATTTATGATCTTGGAGCAAACAAAGTAACAGAACGCATTAATGCACATGCG GCTGATGTTAATGTGGTCACCTTCGCTGATGAAACAAGTGATGTCTTGTACTCTGGAAGTGATGATAGCCTCTGTAAG GTTTGGGATAGGCGCTGCCACAAGAAACAAAAACCAGTAGGTGTTTTGACTGGTCATTTAGATGGGATTACATTTATTGATAGCCGTGGAGATGGGCACTATTTTATCTCAAACTGCAAGGATCAGACTATTAAATTATGGGATCTCAGGAAAATGTCCTCCACTAAGAAAGA TTGCACACCAAAAGCATATGAATGGGATTACAGATGGATGACATACCCATCAGAAGCCCGATATTTGAAACATCCATATGACCAGTCACTAGCCACATTCAGAGGCCATTCTGTGTTGCGCACACTTATCCGTTGTTATTTTTCCCCAATGCACAG CACGGGTCAGAGATACATATACACAGGATCCAGTGACCAATGCGTCTATATTTATGATGTG GCGACAGGTAAGGTTGTTGAGAAACTCAGATGGCACGGGTCAATCATCAGAGACTGCTCATGGCACCCATACCTCCCAACGCTTGTCAGCTCTTCTTGGGACGGCTATTTGGTCCGGTGGGAGGCAACAGAGGACGACAGAGACCCCTCCATGCTCAAAACAGGGAACAAGAGGATGCATCCAGAGGGATACACAATGTCGTTTGTCCTTTAG
- the LOC117856681 gene encoding LEC14B protein isoform X2, protein MRWKRKIHHGGSSQQQLISPTLADEVCAIDKDVSHLSRIKSEPSQRTRAAIYAGQKRPISTFKLLSGRESNCSGMGRFSSADCSYALRKHLPVKGPWCVDDMDSEAYISQFSADGSLLIGGFRGSHIRVYNSEKNWKVHKDITCKRLRWTVSDIALSPDQRFLAYSSLSPTVHIVNVQNAVRESHANVTEIHEGLEFSDEDDGFSFGIFSVKFSKDGRELVVGNNNESICIYDLGANKVTERINAHAADVNVVTFADETSDVLYSGSDDSLCKVWDRRCHKKQKPVGVLTGHLDGITFIDSRGDGHYFISNCKDQTIKLWDLRKMSSTKKDCTPKAYEWDYRWMTYPSEARYLKHPYDQSLATFRGHSVLRTLIRCYFSPMHRRQVRLLRNSDGTGQSSETAHGTHTSQRLSALLGTAIWSGGRQQRTTETPPCSKQGTRGCIQRDTQCRLSFRVY, encoded by the exons ATGCGTTGGAAACGAAAGATACATCATGGAGGATCATCTCAACAACAACTGATCAGTCCTACACTTGCGGATGAAGTATGTGCCATAGACAAGGATGTCTCCCATCTTAGTAGAATTAAATCTGAACCAAGTCAGAGAACTCGTGCAGCCATTTATGCTGGCCAGAAGAGGCCTATCTCAACATTCAAGCTATTGTCAGGGAGAGAATCCAATTGCTCAGGGATGGGTAGGTTTTCTTCAGCTGATTGCTCTTATGCTCTTCGGAAACACCTACCAGTGAAAGGCCCATGGTGTGTGGACGACATGGATAGTGAAGCATACATCTCGCAGTTCTCTGCAGATGGTTCACTACTAATTGGTGGATTCCGG GGAAGCCACATCAGAGTCTATAATTCCGAAAAAAATTGGAAGGTTCATAAAGATATAACCTGCAAGCGTCTGCGGTGGACAGTTTCAGATATTGCTCTCTCACCTGATCAACGATTCCTA GCTTATTCCAGTCTGTCGCCTACTGTTCACATAGTAAATGTCCAGAATGCTGTAAGAGAATCACATGCTAATGTTACA GAAATTCATGAGGGTCTGGAGTTTTCTGACGAAGATGACGGATTCTCCTTTGGGATATTCTCTGTAAAATTCTCAAAAGATGGGCGAGAACTTGTTGTAGGAAACAACAATGAATCAATATGTATTTATGATCTTGGAGCAAACAAAGTAACAGAACGCATTAATGCACATGCG GCTGATGTTAATGTGGTCACCTTCGCTGATGAAACAAGTGATGTCTTGTACTCTGGAAGTGATGATAGCCTCTGTAAG GTTTGGGATAGGCGCTGCCACAAGAAACAAAAACCAGTAGGTGTTTTGACTGGTCATTTAGATGGGATTACATTTATTGATAGCCGTGGAGATGGGCACTATTTTATCTCAAACTGCAAGGATCAGACTATTAAATTATGGGATCTCAGGAAAATGTCCTCCACTAAGAAAGA TTGCACACCAAAAGCATATGAATGGGATTACAGATGGATGACATACCCATCAGAAGCCCGATATTTGAAACATCCATATGACCAGTCACTAGCCACATTCAGAGGCCATTCTGTGTTGCGCACACTTATCCGTTGTTATTTTTCCCCAATGCACAG GCGACAGGTAAGGTTGTTGAGAAACTCAGATGGCACGGGTCAATCATCAGAGACTGCTCATGGCACCCATACCTCCCAACGCTTGTCAGCTCTTCTTGGGACGGCTATTTGGTCCGGTGGGAGGCAACAGAGGACGACAGAGACCCCTCCATGCTCAAAACAGGGAACAAGAGGATGCATCCAGAGGGATACACAATGTCGTTTGTCCTTTAGAGTTTATTAG